A window of Cyanobacteria bacterium GSL.Bin1 genomic DNA:
CAAAGTTGACGAAAATGATCGCCGCGCTGTTCAAAGTTGTCATATTGATCAAAGCTGGCACAAGCGGGTGAAAGGAGAACCACCGAGCCTTCTTGCTTTTTTACCCGATTGATCGCTTCAATGACTGCATTGTCCATGGTCTCTACCACTTGATACGCTGAATAGCCCATTGCTTCTAAACGTTGGGCAAATTGATCAGCTGCTTCACCAATCAACAAAACGAGACTAGCTTTTTCTTTGATCAAGTGAAACCAATCTTTATCATTGCCGGTTTTGGCTTGTCCCCCTGCAATTAAAATAACTGGACTGGGAACAGAGGATAAGCCCACTGTTGCTGCTTCGTAGTTAGTCGCTTTACTATCATTGATGAAAGAGACGCCTTCAATTTCACAAATCGGTTCGAGGCGATGGGGAACCCCCTGAAAATTAATAATACTGTGCGCGATCGCGCTTTGATCCACATTCGCTAAACGGGCGGCGCCAATGGCAAGCAAGAGGTTTTGTAAGTTATGTTCCCCTGCCATAGGAAAATCTTTAACATTCAAGATTTTTTCGCCAAAAGCAATAATGTCATCCCCTTCAATATAAATGCCATGACTGGGCTTTCCCAGCAGTTGACTTTTTCCCTGAATACTCGTCCAATGAACAGCAGACCAGTCTTCTTTTGCTAAACGACGCAGATGGGGATCATCCCCATTGAGAAC
This region includes:
- a CDS encoding UDP-N-acetylmuramoyl-L-alanine--D-glutamate ligase yields the protein MKAYVIGLGRSGVAAARLLKQQGWEVILSDRGMSDSLQARQHDLAQEAITVKLQDTPTIDALQTADLIIVSPGVPWDIPILVRAREHEIPMYGEIELAWRSLSDTPWVGITGTNGKTTTTALCSALFQGAGLKAPACGNIGNAACELGLKNTAWDWIIAEISSYQIESSQKLAPEIGVWTTFSPDHLERHYTLENYFAIKKSLLDRAHLKVLNGDDPHLRRLAKEDWSAVHWTSIQGKSQLLGKPSHGIYIEGDDIIAFGEKILNVKDFPMAGEHNLQNLLLAIGAARLANVDQSAIAHSIINFQGVPHRLEPICEIEGVSFINDSKATNYEAATVGLSSVPSPVILIAGGQAKTGNDKDWFHLIKEKASLVLLIGEAADQFAQRLEAMGYSAYQVVETMDNAVIEAINRVKKQEGSVVLLSPACASFDQYDNFEQRGDHFRQLCLHFGA